In Paenibacillus phoenicis, one genomic interval encodes:
- a CDS encoding carbohydrate ABC transporter permease, with protein sequence MKIVKWAFLSLVTLASLFPFYVMLMMSTYYSEDIFKGLPLIPSDYLLENLKTVFKTNFVQVYLNSMIVSVSAVFIGVFTATMIGYAVAKYQFKLRSFLRYFIIITMMVPSQVGLIGYVIEMRTLGFGNTLLSVILVWSAWSFGAFFMVQFIKDTVPNEVIECARIDGASEPRIFFNIVIPLIKPGLATLATLVFLWSWNNYLLPLVTINNSDNYTIPLFVSTLGFVHRTDYGARMAALGLSTLPVLIIFLFGSRSFIKGITSGAVKG encoded by the coding sequence ATGAAGATCGTAAAATGGGCGTTTCTCAGCCTAGTTACCCTCGCTTCGCTGTTCCCTTTTTATGTGATGTTGATGATGTCGACGTATTATTCTGAAGACATTTTCAAAGGCCTGCCGTTGATTCCTTCCGATTATTTGCTGGAAAACTTGAAAACCGTGTTTAAGACCAACTTCGTACAGGTTTACTTGAACAGTATGATCGTTTCGGTATCCGCAGTTTTTATCGGCGTTTTCACCGCTACGATGATCGGTTATGCGGTAGCTAAATACCAATTTAAGCTGAGGAGCTTTCTTCGCTATTTCATTATCATTACGATGATGGTCCCCAGCCAGGTTGGCTTGATTGGCTACGTCATCGAGATGAGAACGCTGGGGTTCGGCAATACGCTTCTCTCCGTCATTCTGGTTTGGAGCGCATGGTCGTTTGGCGCTTTTTTCATGGTGCAGTTTATCAAGGACACGGTGCCAAATGAAGTCATCGAATGCGCGAGGATCGACGGGGCATCGGAGCCGCGAATCTTCTTTAACATCGTTATCCCGTTAATTAAGCCGGGGCTGGCCACGTTGGCGACGCTGGTGTTTCTCTGGTCATGGAACAACTACTTGCTGCCGTTAGTTACGATCAATAACAGCGATAACTATACGATCCCGCTGTTTGTTTCAACGCTGGGGTTTGTCCACCGGACCGATTATGGTGCCCGAATGGCGGCGCTGGGGTTGTCGACGCTGCCTGTTCTGATCATCTTCCTGTTTGGCAGCCGCTCATTCATTAAAGGGATTACCTCAGGGGCCGTGAAGGGATAA